Genomic window (Streptosporangium brasiliense):
AGACCGACTCCTCGATGAGCGCCTTGAGCGGGGCCAGACCCGTGCCGCCGGCGATGAAGATCAGGTGCGAGGTGCTCGCCCGGTCGAGCACGAGGCTCCCCCGCGGCGGTCCCAGCAGGAGGCTGTCTCCCGGCCGGGTGTGGTGCATCAGCGCCGTGCTGACCCATCCGCCGGGCACCATCCGCACGTGGAAGGTGAGCAGGTTGTCCTGGCGGGGCGCGTTCGCGATCGAGTACGGGCGCCACACCCGGGGCCAGTGCGCGCTCTGCAGGGTGGCGTACTGGCCGGCCCGGTAGGGGTAGGGCTGGTCGGGCTGGACGGTGATCACGGCGATCTCGGGGGTGCGCACCTCGTGCGCGACCACGGTCGCGACCCAGGACGGCGGAGACTGGGTGGCGTCCTGCTCGGCGGCCTGGATCATCACCTCGGCGATGAACTTGTAGGCGGTCATCCACGCCTCGTCGTAGGCGGGACGCCAGAGCTCGCCCGCGTGGTATCGCATCGCGGCGACCAGGCAGTCGCCGACCGCGGGGTAGTGCTCGGGCTGGACCCCGTACTTGCGGTGGTCCCGGGCGAGCTGGCCGAGATAGTCGCCCACCCCATCGCCGTCCTCCAGGTTGAGCACCACCTGGGCGAGCGCGTGGAACAGGCGGTCGCGCTGGAGGTCCATCGCGGGCGGGAAGAGCTCCCGGATGTGCGGGTAGTTGGCGAAGAGCCTGCCGTAGAAGTGCTTGGTGACCTGGTCGGCCACCGGCTCGATGAGTGACCAGCTGTGGCGGATCAGCCCGATGTCGATTGTCATCCCGTCACCCGACCGACTTTCCCGCCTCTTCCCGCTCCCGCCCGGCGACCTTCACCTGCCCGACACCGAAGTAGTCGTCTCCCGCGGGCCTGCGTCCTTCGGACCTGCGCTCCCTGCGGTCCTGCTTGGTCAGCAGCGGGATGTGCTTGGAGCAGTGGATGTATGCCTCCTCGACCTCCACCATGACCCAGCGCTCGGCCCGGCGGCCGGGCGCGGTGCGGTCCTCGTCGACCAGGCCATAGCGGCGGGCCGCGTCGTAGGCGGTGGTGATGGTCGCCGAGCCGTTGATGTGCAGGCCCACGAGGTCGTCGAAGAAGTCGACGAACAGCAGGCTGAGGTGCGCGTTCTCCATGATGTTGCCCAGGCTGGCGAGGACGCCGTTGCCGCGGAACTCCGGATACATCACCCTCGTGTCGTCCACCACCCGGACGAACCCGGGCGGGCCCGCCCGGAACGACGTGTCACAGTTGCCCGCGGCGTCCGCGGTCCCCACGAAGACCATTTCCTGCCGGGCGACGAAGTCCCGCATATGGGGCGTCAGGCGGTCGACGACCTGCCGTTCGTAGAAGCGCTCCGCCCGGTCCCTGGTGGCGAACAATCTCTGGAGGATGTGCTCCCCCCTGGAACCCGGTAAGCCCTCGCCGTCATCCAGAGCTCCGTACGGCGTGTGCTGCCCCATCACATCGCTCCCAGTAGTCCCGATCACATGGCCTGCGACGTGGGCGGCCGCCGAGCTCGCGCCCGACAGCCCCGGCGGCGGAACACCGATCCGGGCGGTTCTGCCCACGTAAGCGATGGAGCCTAAACCATAGGCACCCTTGTCCGAAATGGTCTTGAAACTTTTCTTCGAGAGTCATGAGGCATGCTCAATTTCCTCACCTGACCCGCCGAGTCACCC
Coding sequences:
- a CDS encoding globin domain-containing protein, translating into MTIDIGLIRHSWSLIEPVADQVTKHFYGRLFANYPHIRELFPPAMDLQRDRLFHALAQVVLNLEDGDGVGDYLGQLARDHRKYGVQPEHYPAVGDCLVAAMRYHAGELWRPAYDEAWMTAYKFIAEVMIQAAEQDATQSPPSWVATVVAHEVRTPEIAVITVQPDQPYPYRAGQYATLQSAHWPRVWRPYSIANAPRQDNLLTFHVRMVPGGWVSTALMHHTRPGDSLLLGPPRGSLVLDRASTSHLIFIAGGTGLAPLKALIEESVWVPDRPAIDLFHGVRRSVDAYDNEDLQRLRSDHRRLRIVHAISDDPDQWRRQSAVDALEYHRIVPDGDVFVCGSPDMVRVTANRLLGLGVPLHRIHTEFAPGGAARFAVL
- a CDS encoding pyridoxamine 5'-phosphate oxidase family protein; amino-acid sequence: MFATRDRAERFYERQVVDRLTPHMRDFVARQEMVFVGTADAAGNCDTSFRAGPPGFVRVVDDTRVMYPEFRGNGVLASLGNIMENAHLSLLFVDFFDDLVGLHINGSATITTAYDAARRYGLVDEDRTAPGRRAERWVMVEVEEAYIHCSKHIPLLTKQDRRERRSEGRRPAGDDYFGVGQVKVAGREREEAGKSVG